A segment of the Leptotrichia sp. oral taxon 215 str. W9775 genome:
CAACAGAAGAAAAGGAATATAGGGAGCTTATAAAAAAACTGTTTTCATATAAGAGTTTTTTCACAGAAAAAACGGAAAAGGAGCTCGCTGGAATAATAAGAGGTTTTTTTCTCTGCTGTGGATATGTAAAATCACCTGAAAAAGGTTATGCATTGGATTTCTTTATAGACACCGAAGATGCGGCAACATATCTTTATTACCTTTTTAAGAATATGGGAAAGAGAGTCTTCCAGACTGAGAAAAAGAATAAAAGTCTTGTGTATCTTAGAAATTCTGAGGATATACTGGATATTATATTTTTAATCGGTGGATTAACTTCCTTTTTCGAATTTGAAGAAGTAACTATAAATAAGGAAATAAGAAATAAAATTAATAGAAATATGAACTGGGAAATTGCAAATGAGACAAAGAAACTCTCTGCTGCAGAAAAACAGATTAGAATAATAAATAAAATAGATGAAGAAATTGGACTGGAAGAACTGTCGGATGTATTAAGGGAAACCGCAGTTAGTCGTCTTGAAAATGAAGAAATGTCGTTGCAGGAACTTGCAGATTTAATGTCAATTTCAAAATCGGGAATAAAAAATAGATTCAGGAGACTTGAAGAAATCTATAAAAATTTAACTGAAAACAGAGGTGAGAATTAGATGCAGATATTGTTGAAAATACTATCACTTATTTATGGCTCGGTAATTTTTATACGAAATAAGCTGTATGACCTGAATATATTAAAATCAAAAAAAGCTGAAGGTGTGGAAGTAATCTGCATAGGAAACGTTGTCGCAGGTGGTACAGGGAAAACTCCTGCTGTTCAGTATTTTGTAAAAAAATATTTGAATGAAGGTAAAAAGGTAGGGATTTTGAGTAGAGGATATAAGGGTAAAAGAAAAGAGGATTTGCTGTTAGTGAGAAATGATAAGGAAATACTGGCAACCTCTGCCGAGTCTGGAGATGAAGCATATCTTCATGCCCTGAATCTTAAAGTACCTGTTGCAGTGTCAAAGGACAGATACAAGGGAGCAGTATATTTGCGTGATATCTGTAAAGTTGATATTATAATTATGGATGACGGATTTCAGCATAGAAAACTGAAAAAGGACAGGAATATTATACTTATAGATGCAACAAATCCTTTTGGTGGAAATGATTATCTTCCAAAGGGGAGATTGCGGGAATCACTTGAATCCTTAAAAAGGGCAGATGAACTTATAATAACTAAAAGCAATTATATAAATAATGAATCACTTGAAAAAATAAAACAGAAATTATTAAAATATGGAAAAAAAATATCTGTTGCAACTTTTTCTGAAGAAAATTTTTACAATATGAATGGGGAAGAAAAGGAGCTTAGTATAGTAAAAGATAAAAAAATACTCATTTTTTCCTCAATTGCAAATCCTAAAATATTTTATGAAACTGTAAAAAGGCTGGAACCTTCTGAGATAGAAGAAATTAAATTTGAAGATCATCATCTCTATAAACCGGAAGAAATAAACAATATTTCAGAAAAGGGAAAAGATTACGATTATATTGTAACTACAGAAAAAGATATAGTAAAAATTAATGAAAAGATAGATAAGCTTCTTGTTTTAAAAATGGGATTCAAAATAGTGTAATTAATATTTTAAACAATAAATAGAATATTTAAAAAATAGAAAAGGAGGCATCATTTATTTGGAAGAGGGAATAAAAAATAAAATAGAAACAATGGAAATATTTAAAGAAACAGCTGATTTTTTTCAATTTATTTTAAAATATAAAAACTGTTTTTCGAAAAAGAAATACTTTACAGTTGATAAAAATTTTAAAATAATAAGAAAAGAGCCTTCTTTTATATTGGAACTGGCAAATATTTATTATAGCGGAACTGAAAATAAGGACGAAGAAATTGAAAAGATTTTAGAAGAGGAATTTTCAGAAACTTATAAGGAAAAAGAAAAACGTATAGACAGAATGTCGAAAATAGAATTTTCAAAATTAAAGGACAGTTACAGAAGAGCTTTAATTAATGCAAGTGCAGAACATTCGGTAAAACTTGGAAATGAGCTTATGTACAGGGATAAAAAAGTATTTTTGGAAATAATGTATAATTTTGCTCTTGTGTCGTGTGACTGTAATAAACTTATAAAAACTTATTTTGCTGAAAAAATGCTTAATGAAACTGATAAAAATGAAGAAGGAAGTTTTTCAGCAAACAGAATATTTAGGGATGAAATCATAAAAAATATAATTAATTATTTTATCAAATCAGACAGGGAATTTTTAGATTATGAAAATGAATCGGATATGAAATATTTTATGGAAAACAAGGCTGATTTGCTTTATAAAAAAATATATACTGAAAAATATGATGAAATCGTAAAAAAATATGATATAAAAAATGTCAGAAAAATAAATTTTGAAATTAATGAAGAGAAAGAATATGCAGAGCTGTCAGAAAGTAAGAAAAAACTTTATGATTATTTTACAAAAACAACTAAATAGAAAAGGAAAAGGAGAACATTATGCTTGAAACAAGATATATAAGAGAAAATACCGATAAGGTAAGGGAATATTTGAAAAATAGAAAGAGTGACTTTAATCTGGATGCTTTTTTAAAGCTGGATGAAGATAGAAGGGAAGTTCTTCAGGAAGTGGAAATGCTGAAGAAGGAAAGAAATGAATCAAGTTCACTTATAGGAAAATATAAAAAAGAAGGAAAAGATGCAACAGAATTACTGGAAAAAATGCAGGGTGTAAGTGCTAAAATAAAGGAACTGGATCAGAAACTTGCAGAAATTGATGAGAAACAGCTTGCATTAGCTTACACTATACCTAACAGACTTCATGAAAGCACTCCAATAGGGGAAGATGAGGATGACAACGTTGAAGTGAGAAAATGGGGAGAACCTACAAAATTTGATTTTGTTCCTAAACCTCATGATGAACTTGGAACAGCTCTTGGTATTCTTGATTTTGAAAGAGGTTCAAAATTAAGCGGATCAAGATTTACAGTATATAAGAAAGCAGGAGCAAGACTTGAAAGAGCTCTTATTAACTTTATGCTGGATACACACACATCAGAACATGGATATGAAGAAATAATGACACCTCAGCTTGCCAAGAGGGAAATAATGATGGGAACAGGGCAGTTACCTAAATTTGCTGATGATATGTATAAAATAGAAGGAGAAGACCTGTTCTTAATACCGACTGCAGAAGTAACACTTACAAACCTTCATAATGGAGAAATTCTGGATGAAGAAGAAATTCCTAGATATTACTGTGGATTTACTGCATGTTTCAGACAGGAAGCAGGTTCAGGAGGAAGAGACCTTAAAGGACTTGTAAGACAGCATCAGTTCAACAAAGTAGAAATGGTGAAAATTGCTCATCCGGATAATTCTTACGAAGAACTTGAAAAAATGGTAAATAATGCCGAAGCAATATTACAGAAATTAAAACTTCCTTACAGGGTAATTTCACTTTGCAGCGGAGATATAGGATTCAGTGCGGCAAAAACATACGATCTTGAAGTATGGGTTCCTAGTCAGAATAAATACAGGGAAATTTCTTCTTGTTCAAATACTGAGGATTTCCAGGCAAGACGTGCAATGATAAAATACAGAGTAAAAGAAACTGGAAAAAGTAGATTTGTGCATACGTTAAATGGTTCTGGACTGGCAGTAGGAAGAACTTTACTTGCTATAATGGAAAATTATCAGCAGGAAGACGGAAGTATAAAAGTACCTGACGTACTAGTACCTTATATGGGTGGAATGACAGTTATAAAATAAAAAAATTTACGAACCAAAAGAAACATAAAATCCTTAATTTTGAAGAGGAGTTAGGATGAAGAAATTTTTAAAAATTTTAGTTTTTCTTATAATTCTCGGAGCTGCAGTAGTTTATCTTGAACGTTCAGGATATGTATATCACAATGATATTATTGCCAAGGTATTGCATTATAATGTTGAAGGGCTGGATGTTTCACATCATCAGATAAGAATAAACTGGAAAAGGGTAGACAGAAAGTATAAATTTATTATTATGAAGGCTACCGAAGGAAAAGATTTCCTTGACAGTGATTTTCTTTATAACTGGAATAATGCAAGATTGAATGGATTTACAGTAGGAGCCTATCATTTTTTTTCAATGTTAAGCAGTGGAGAGGCACAGGCAGATTACTATATAAGCATGGTACCTGATTCAGATAAGGTTCTTCCGCCGGTAATCGATCTGGAAATACCTACTAAGTATCCAAAAAATGTGGTTATAAAAGAATTGAAGGATATGATAGAAAAATTGGAAAGACATTATAAAAAAAGAGTCATAATATATGTAACCTATCACACATATAATGCCTATATAAAGGGAGAATTTCCGGATAATAGGCTGTGGATAAGAGACATAAAATATATTCCTAAACTTGCTGAAGATGACAGATGGATTATATGGCAAGTTTCAAACAGAGGAAGAGTGACAGGAATTCCAGGGTTCACTGATAAAAATGTTTTGAGAAGTGGCACAGTTGAAGAACTTATTGAAAATAGCAGAATAAAGATTGAAATGCAGGAAAAAAATTAGGGAAATAAAAATCTTATAATGTTTTAAACAAAAAAATTAAATAATATTGCAATTTTGAGTAAAATTTGCTAATATGTATTAAGGAAATGAAATAGTTTAGCAAAATTTATTATTAATATTAGGAGGCTAAAATGAAATATCATTTTAAAGATTTAGGATTAAGCAACACAAAAGAAATGTTTGCAAAAGCGAACAAGGAAGGATACTCAGTACCGGCTTTTAACTTTAACAACATGGAACAATTACAGGCTATTATAGAAGCATGTGTTGAAATGGGGTCGCCGGTAATACTTCAAGTATCTACAGGGGCAAGAGATTACATTGGAAAAGAAATGTTACCTTGGTTAGCTAAAGCTGCAACTGCATATGTTGAAGCTTCAGGATCAGATATACCGGTAGCGTTACACTTAGATCATGGTCCAAACTTTGCAACAGCTAAAGATTGCATAGAATATGGATTCTCTTCAGTAATGTATGATGGATCTCACCATCCATATGATGAAAACGTTGCAGAAGCAAAAGAAGTTGCAGAATTTGCACACCAGCACGACGTAACAGTTGAAGCTGAATTAGGAGTTTTAGCTGGAATCGAAGATGACGTTGTAGCAGCTGAACACGTTTACACTCAACCTGATGAAGTTGAAGATTTCGTATCTAAAACAGGAGTAGATTCATTAGCAATTGCTATAGGAACTTCTCACGGAGCACATAAATTTAAACCAGGAGACGATCCTAAATTAAGATTGGATATTCTTGCTGAAATTGAAAAAAGAATACCTGGATTCCCTATAGTATTACACGGATCTTCAGGAGTACCTCAACAATTCGTAAAAATGATAACTCAATATGGTGGACAAATTGCAGATGCAATCGGTATACCTGATGAAGAATTAAGAAAAGCTTCTAAATCAGCAGTTGCTAAAATAAACGTTGATACTGACGGAAGATTAGCTTTCACAGCTGGAATAAGAGAAGTATTTGCAAATAAACCAGGAGAATTCGATCCTAGAAAATATTTAGGGCCTGCAAAAAATTACATGAAAAACTACTACAAGGAAAAAATTCAAAATGTATTTGGATCTGAAGGTGCTTACAAAAAAGGTGCTGAAAGAAAATAATCGAT
Coding sequences within it:
- the whiA gene encoding DNA-binding protein WhiA; this translates as MSYSVDLKREIFGKSVTDREEILAELFGIFIARDVITEQGIHFSTENISLAKRVYSGLKSVTELDIQLKYVMSKRLGVHKVYEIHLMATEEKEYRELIKKLFSYKSFFTEKTEKELAGIIRGFFLCCGYVKSPEKGYALDFFIDTEDAATYLYYLFKNMGKRVFQTEKKNKSLVYLRNSEDILDIIFLIGGLTSFFEFEEVTINKEIRNKINRNMNWEIANETKKLSAAEKQIRIINKIDEEIGLEELSDVLRETAVSRLENEEMSLQELADLMSISKSGIKNRFRRLEEIYKNLTENRGEN
- the lpxK gene encoding tetraacyldisaccharide 4'-kinase, with amino-acid sequence MKILSLIYGSVIFIRNKLYDLNILKSKKAEGVEVICIGNVVAGGTGKTPAVQYFVKKYLNEGKKVGILSRGYKGKRKEDLLLVRNDKEILATSAESGDEAYLHALNLKVPVAVSKDRYKGAVYLRDICKVDIIIMDDGFQHRKLKKDRNIILIDATNPFGGNDYLPKGRLRESLESLKRADELIITKSNYINNESLEKIKQKLLKYGKKISVATFSEENFYNMNGEEKELSIVKDKKILIFSSIANPKIFYETVKRLEPSEIEEIKFEDHHLYKPEEINNISEKGKDYDYIVTTEKDIVKINEKIDKLLVLKMGFKIV
- the serS gene encoding serine--tRNA ligase, with amino-acid sequence MLETRYIRENTDKVREYLKNRKSDFNLDAFLKLDEDRREVLQEVEMLKKERNESSSLIGKYKKEGKDATELLEKMQGVSAKIKELDQKLAEIDEKQLALAYTIPNRLHESTPIGEDEDDNVEVRKWGEPTKFDFVPKPHDELGTALGILDFERGSKLSGSRFTVYKKAGARLERALINFMLDTHTSEHGYEEIMTPQLAKREIMMGTGQLPKFADDMYKIEGEDLFLIPTAEVTLTNLHNGEILDEEEIPRYYCGFTACFRQEAGSGGRDLKGLVRQHQFNKVEMVKIAHPDNSYEELEKMVNNAEAILQKLKLPYRVISLCSGDIGFSAAKTYDLEVWVPSQNKYREISSCSNTEDFQARRAMIKYRVKETGKSRFVHTLNGSGLAVGRTLLAIMENYQQEDGSIKVPDVLVPYMGGMTVIK
- a CDS encoding GH25 family lysozyme, coding for MKKFLKILVFLIILGAAVVYLERSGYVYHNDIIAKVLHYNVEGLDVSHHQIRINWKRVDRKYKFIIMKATEGKDFLDSDFLYNWNNARLNGFTVGAYHFFSMLSSGEAQADYYISMVPDSDKVLPPVIDLEIPTKYPKNVVIKELKDMIEKLERHYKKRVIIYVTYHTYNAYIKGEFPDNRLWIRDIKYIPKLAEDDRWIIWQVSNRGRVTGIPGFTDKNVLRSGTVEELIENSRIKIEMQEKN
- a CDS encoding class II fructose-bisphosphate aldolase produces the protein MKYHFKDLGLSNTKEMFAKANKEGYSVPAFNFNNMEQLQAIIEACVEMGSPVILQVSTGARDYIGKEMLPWLAKAATAYVEASGSDIPVALHLDHGPNFATAKDCIEYGFSSVMYDGSHHPYDENVAEAKEVAEFAHQHDVTVEAELGVLAGIEDDVVAAEHVYTQPDEVEDFVSKTGVDSLAIAIGTSHGAHKFKPGDDPKLRLDILAEIEKRIPGFPIVLHGSSGVPQQFVKMITQYGGQIADAIGIPDEELRKASKSAVAKINVDTDGRLAFTAGIREVFANKPGEFDPRKYLGPAKNYMKNYYKEKIQNVFGSEGAYKKGAERK